The Fimbriimonadaceae bacterium region GTCCCGAGCGTGAACGCGAAGATCTCGGCGAACTCGTCGAGGTGCAGATCGAGGGTGTCTTCGCCGCCGAAAGCAGCGGCTCCATCTCCCGCTTCGTGCTTCTTTCGGACGGCGAGCGTCGTCTTCCCATCCTGATCGGGCCCTTCGAGGCCCAGGCGATCAGCATGCCCCTGGAGAAGGCGCGCCCCGACCGGCCGCTGACCCACGATCTTCTGCGCAACGTGATGGACCGGCTCGACGGGCATCTCGACCGCGTGGTGATCGACGACCTCTGGAACACGATCTACTACGCGAAGCTGTACGTGCGGCGCGGAACCGAGGAGTACGAGATCGATGCGCGCCCGTCCGACGCCGTGGCCCTGGCGATCCGGTTCGATGCGCCGGTCTTCGTCGCGGACGGGATCCTCGAGCAGGCGATGGAAGGGTAGCCGTCAGGCAGAGCGAGGTTCCGATGCCATCCCCAGCCGAGCGAGCCCGGGAACTGCGCGAGCAGATCGAGAGGCACAACTACCTGTACTACGTCCTCGATGCTCCTGAAATCGGCGACACGGAGTACGACCGACTCTTCCGCGAACTGGTCGCGATTGAAGAGGCGCACCCCGAACTCAAGACTGCCGACAGCCCCACGTCGCGGGTCGGAGTCGCCCCGGTCACCGAGTTCGCCCAACACCGCCACCTCGCGCCCATGCTCTCCCTGGACAACGCGTTCGGCCACGAAGAGCTGCGGGCCTACGACGAGCGCGTGAAGCGCGGCTTGGGCACGTCCGACCCCGTGGAGTACTTCGTCGAGCTCAAGTTCGACGGTCTCTCCCTGTCGCTGACCTACGAAGACGGGCTCCTGACGCGCGCCACCACGCGCGGCGACGGGACCACCGGGGAAGTGGTGACCGAGAACGCGCGCACCGTTCGCGGCATTCCCCTTCGCCTGCGTCGGCCCGTGCCGGGAACGATCGAGGTTCGGGGCGAGGTGCTGATGCTCAAGGACGTGTTCCGGGAGCTCAACGAACATCGTGCCGCGCAAGGAGAGGCGCTCTACGTCAATCCGAGGAATGCCGCCGCCGGCAGCCTGCGCCAACTGGACAGCCGCATCACGGCCTCGCGAAGGCTCAACTTCTTCGCCTACTCCGTCGCAGGAGGGTCCCGCCTGGCCGCGACGCAAAGCGGGACCCTCGAAGCGCTGCACGACCTCGGCTTCGCCGTCCGCGGCGAAGCGCAGGTGGCCACCGGGATCGAGGCGGTGCTGGCCTCGGTCGACCACTGGGGTGCGGCGCGAGCGACCCTGCCGTTCGCGATCGATGGCATCGTGTTGAAGGTGAACGACCTGGAGGCCCAGGACGAGCTGGGTTCCACAGCCCGTGGACCCCGATGGGCGGTCGCCTACAAGTTTCCCGCCGAACAGGCGTTCACCCGGCTCAACGCGATCCTGGCCTCCGTGGGCCGCACGGGCACGATCACCCCGGTCGCAGACCTCGAACCCGTGTTCGTAGGCGGCGTGACCGTGGGGCGCGCGACCCTGCACAACTGGGACGAAGTGAGGCGAAAGGACGTGCGCGAGGGCGATACGGTGATCGTGCAGCGGGCCGGCGACGTGATCCCCGAAGTGCTCGGCCCCGTATTGGAGAAGCGCGAAGGCGACCTGCCGGTGCCCCGGGAGCCGGACGTGTGCCCCGAGTGCGCGACGCCCGTGCGTCGGACCGAGGGCCAGGTGGCGCTCAAGTGCCCGAACAAGGCGTGCCCCGCGCAGATCTCGGCCAAGTTGCGCCACTTCGTGTCCCGCGGCGCGATGGACATCGAAGGGTTGGGCGAGAAGCAGATCGACCGGTTCCTCGAGCTCGGGTTGCTGACCGACCTGCCCAGCATCTACCACCTGCACGAACACCGGGCGCAGCTCCTGGAGCTGGACCGCATGGGCGAGCAGAGCGTGGAGAACCTGCTCTCCGCCATCGAGGAGTCCAAACGGCGCCCCTTGGACCGGCTGGTCTTCGGTCTGGGGATCCGACACGTCGGCGACCGGGGCGCGCGCGACCTTGCCCGCCATTTCCGCACCCTCGAGGCGCTTCGCCACTCCGACTTCGAGGCGCTGGTGTCCGTCCCCGACGTGGGGCCGCGCACTGCCGCGGAGATCGAGGGGTTCTTTGAAGATCCCGCCAACCAATCGATGGTGGACGCGTTGTTGGAGGCCGGGGTCGAGCCCATCGAGGCGGAAGCGCCGCAAGGGGACCTCTTCGCGGGCCAGACGATCGTGTTCACGGGCAAGCTGGAACGGTTTTCCCGCGAGGATGCGGAGGCGCTGGTGATGCGCTGGGGGGGCAAGGCGAGCGGCAGCGTGAGCAAGGCGACGACCTACGTGGTGGCGGGGCCCGGGGCGGGCAGCAAGCTCGCCAAGGCCGAACAGCTTGGGGTTCCGGTCCTGAGCGAGACCGAGTTTCTCGAGAAGCTTCCCGAGGGGACGCTCTGAACGCGTTCACCCTTTCCATTCCTGCCGAGGAGCTGGACCTCGCCCGGTGCGTGTCGTGCGGGCAGGTCTTTCGTTGGGAGCATCTCGGAGGAGGGGTTTGGCTCGGGATCGACGGGAACCACTGGTTCGAGGTGATTCTCGACCGGGGGCGCCACCATGTGCGCTCCAATGCCGACGAGCGGGCGTTCCGAGCCCTGTTCCAGCTCGATCGGAGCCTTGCCGAGATCGAGCGGGAGGTGGTGGCGGCAGGCCCGGAGTTGGCGCCCTACGTGGGGGCATTGCGGGGGCTTCGCCAGATGCGGCCGAGTTGTCCCCGAGAGGTGCTGTTCTCCTTCCTGTGCACGGCGAACAACAACCTGGCCCGCATCCTGCCCATGGTTCGCCACCTCGGCGGATATGGGGACGCCATGGAACAGGTGGGCGGGCGCGTCCTCAGGCGGTTTCCGACATTCGAGCGGCTGGCGCAGGTGGACGAGGCCGAGTTGCGGGACGCCGGGTTTGGCTATCGCGCCCGCACGATCCCCGCGGTGGCGCGGCAGATCCTGTCGAGGGGCGAGGGGTGGTGGCGCGGCCTCGCCGCGCTCGGCTACGAGGAGCTGCACGCCGAACTGGTCTCGCTGGCGAGCGTGGGCCCGAAGCTCGCCGACTGCATCGCGCTGTTCGGCTTCCACTGCGACGAAGCCGCGCCGATGGATACGCACTTGTGGCAGGCGTGCTGCCGCCACTACTTCCCGGAGTGGGCCGGCAAGCCGCTGACCGACCACCGTTACCGCGTCGCCGCCCGGTTCCTGCGCGGTCGGTTCGGTTCCCTGACGGGATGGGCGCACCAGTACCTGTTCTACGACAACCTGCTGAACTGGCGGGCGAGGCGCTCTGTATAATCCCAAAATGCTCCCCATCGCCACCGCGCGACGCTGCCTGTTGCTGCTGCCACTGCTCGCCGTGGGGGCCGGGTTCTCCTGCGCCGGGCCTCAAGGAGCCAAACCGCCGAGTTCCGGTGTGCGAGCCTACGGCAAACCGGAAACCCTCTGCAAGATCACCGACCCCGAAGTGGACGAGAGCTCGGGAATCGCGCCCAGCCTCGCGCAACCGGGTGTCTGGTACACGCACAACGACAGCGGAGACTCCGCGCGCTTCTTCAGGTTCGACGAATCGGGGAAGGTGACCGCGGTGTTTTCTCTGGAGGGAGCCCAAGCGCTTGATTGGGAGGACATGGCCTCGGCCAAGGTGGGAGAGAAGCGCTACCTGTACTTCGGCGACATCGGCGACAATGCGGAGAAGCGCTCGTCCGTCGTCGTGTACCGGGTGGAGGAACCCCGCGGCGAGGGGCGGGCCCTGACGGCCTTCGACCGCTTCGAGCTGACCTATCCCGACGGGCCGCACAACGCCGAAACGTTGATGGTCCGACCCGAGACGGGCGATCTCTACCTCGTGGCGAAGACCGCGAAGGGGCCGGCGGGCGTGTACCGCCTCGACGGCGCCGCGACACCGGGTAAGCACGGGCTCACACGCGTCGGCGAGCTGAATCTACCGGGTGCGTTGGAGCCGATGCGCCTGGCAACGGGTGGAGACGTTTCGCCGGACGGGCGGTTTGTCGTGGTGCGCACGTATCTGGGGGCCTACGAGTACGCCGCGGGAAAGGGCTCCGCCTTCGACGATTGGATCGCGAGCCGGCCCAAGAGCATCGTACTCGCGGGCGAGCTTCAGGGCGAAGGCATCGCCTACTCGCAGGACGGCCGATGGCTGGTGACGACTTCGGAGAAGGCGCCTTGCCCGGTGTCCCGAGTCGAGATCGTGACAAGCCGGTAGGAAACGGCGGCGACGGCCGCTCTGAAGATGGACTCGTGGCCAACCGAAAGCTATGGAACCGTTGCCGCGCGCAATCGATGCAGAAAACGAAAGAAAATCGACGATCGAATGAGAAAGGAAACACTCCATATCTCAGGCTCATCGGCACTCAATCCAGATATCTCCGGCTGACGCGGTTTGCAATTTCCCGATGCCAACAAGTACCTTCAACGGTCGACCAAACCACGCAAGAGGAGGTTCCGAATGCGCGTGAATGGATTTCGGCTTGTGTTTGCGCTCATGATGGCGATGCTCGGCACCTTCGGGTGGGCGGGTGGGGCACAGGACCAGAAGAAAACTGAGACCCGGATCGAGAAGGAAGCCCTTCCCTATCCGGTGGAGTACGAATTCAGCCGTACCGTGGGGCCTGGCCGCTTGGTCAAGGTCCGTCATGGTGTCGACGGCGAAGTTCGGCGCGTCTACCGCGTCGTGATCGAGAACGACCGCCCTGTTCGCAAGGAGCTGGTCCGCACCGAGCGCGACGAACCCGTCTCGGCGCTGATCTACATGGGGCGGACGGGCTACACGCCCAGTCGCCACAGCTTCACTCGGGGACGCGTGCTCCAGATGAGCGCGACGGGCTACGACCCGAGCCCGCGCACGATCGGACCAGGCGCGACGGGCCGCACGGCCACGGGCATGAAGGCCGTGTACGGCGTCGTGGCTGTGGATCCGAAGGTCATTCCTCTCGGGAGCCTTGTCTTTGTGGAGGGCTACGGTTTCGCCATCGCGTCCGACACGGGGGGCGCGATCAAGGGCAACCGGATCGATCTTTGCTTTGGGAGCCGCGCCAAGGCGCTGGCTTTTGGGCGCCGCGACGTGACCGTTCACGTGCTGCGAAACCCTTGAACCTCGCGAATCCGGCGACGTTGCGCGCCGTCCTGGCCCTTCACGGGATCGATGCGCGCAAGGGCCTTGGCCAGCACTTCCTTTGTTCCACCGCCGCGGTCGCCGCGATCGTCGCTCGTTTCGAGGGCTTTGCGGGTCTGTTGGAGATCGGACCCGGCCCCGGGGTTCTGACCGCGCCGCTGAGTCGGGGCGCGAAGGTGATCGCGCTGGAACTGGACGAACAGATGGCCGGCGTCTTGGCCGAGTCCGCCCCCCGCGCCGACGTGCGCCTCCAGGATGCGGCGAAGGCCGACCTGGGTGCGATCCTCGCGGAGCTTCCCGCCCCGCGCGGGGTGGTTTCGAATCTCCCCTACTACCTGACGGGGCTCTTGGTGCAATCCATCGCCGACGCGCACGGCTGCTTCGACAAGGCCGTGTTGATGATGCAGCGCGAAGTCGCCGAGCGCATTCTCGCCCAGCCGGGCGAGCGCGAGCGGGGCTCGCTCTCCGTCTATCTCCAAGCCCGGTTCACGCTGACCAAAGTCTGCCACGTGCCCGCCGGATCGTTCCTGCCACCCCCCAAGGTGGACAGCCTCGTGCTGGAGCTGGTCCCAACGGGGTCCACGTTGCCCGAGGCGTTCTTTGCGGTGGTACGGGCGGGATTCGCGCAGCCGCGCAAGACGTTGGCGAACAACCTCGCCGCCTCCGGCCGCTTCTCGCGGTCGGCCATCGACGCGGCGATCGTGGCCGAGGGGCACTCTCCGACCGTGCGGGCCCACATGCTCTCGCTCGCCGAATGGGAGCGTTTGTTCGAACGGTTGGAGGCTGCGCGAGGGGGCTGAGGTCTTGGGATCGGCGGGATCCGCGCTACTATGACCCGATGGGGCTGACCAGCACCGAACTCAAGGGGAGGGCCCTGGAGTTGGGGTTCGACGCGGCGGGCGTTTGTGCCGCTCAGGTGCCCCCGCATCTCGAGGAGTACGCGCGGTGGGTGGGGGATGGTCTTCATGGGACGATGGACTATCTGGCGCGCCACATGGCGTGGAAGGCGCATCCGTCCGCCCTCCTCGCGGGCGTGAACTCCATCCTCGCGTGCGCGATGCACTATTCAGGCCCCGCGCCACGCGAGCCGGGCCGCCCCCGGATCGCGGGGTATGCGCTTGGCAGGGACTACCACAAGGTGCTTCGAGGCAAGTTGCGGGCGATCGGGCGCTGGATCGACGCGCACGCTCCGCAGGCGCGGTGGCGTGTCTGCGTGGACTCCGCCCCAATCCTGGAACGCGACTTCGCCCAGTTGGCGGGCCTGGGTTGGTTCGGCAAGAACACGTGCCTGATCGACAGCCGGCGGGGCAGCCGCTTCGTGTTGGGACTTCTGTTGACGACCTTGGAGTTGGAGTTCGATGCTCCGGCGGTGGGCGGGTGCGGCTCCTGCAGCGCCTGCATCGACGCCTGTCCGACGGGGGCGATCGTTCCGCGGGGAGACCATTGGGGCGTGGATGCCCGGCGCTGCATCTCCTACCTCACCATCGAGCACCGTGGCCCGCTGCCCTCGGAGTATCCGATCGGGGATTGGACGTTCGGCTGCGACGTGTGCCAGGACGTGTGCCCGTTCAACCAGCCGAGGAGCAGCCAGCCCCTGCGCGCGCCCGCAGCGCGCGATCCCGGTCTGCGGGCCCGCCGCGAGTGGCCGGGGTTGGAGCGACTGGCGCAACTCCCGGAGGGGGAGTGGGATGCGCTCACCCAAGGCTCCGCCGTCCGCCGCGCCGGGTGGGAGGGCCTCAAGCGCAACGCGCGGCACAACCTTTCGGCAAGCAAAGAGTGAGCCGCGACCGCAGGGCGGGCGCGCGGTTTACGTCCGGGGAGCTCAACACGCCCGACGAGCGGGCGTGGCACGCGGGAAGGCGGTGAAACCTAGGAGACGGCGCGGTCCGCGCAACGCGCGCGCGCGACCTCGTACACCTGTTCGTACTTCTTCGCGCTCGCGTCCCAGCCCACGTCCTGCCGCATCCCGTGGACGACCATCGTGTCCCAACCGGGGGTGCCGTAGGCGTTGTGGGCGCGACGACATGCGTCCAAGAACGCGGCGGGGTCGCGTGGCCCGAACACAAATCCGTTTTCGCCCTCGTGCACGGTATCCGCGAGGCCGCCGGTCTCCCGTACGACGGGCACCGTGCCGTAGCGCAGCGCGATGAGCTGCCCCAAGCCGCACGGCTCGAAGGCGCTGGGCATGAGGAACAGATCCGAGCCCGCGTAAAGGCGCTGGGCGAGATCCGGATCGAAACGCTCGACGAAGCGGACACGATCGCCGAACCGCGCTTCTGCGGCGCGAAGGTGCGATGCCGAGTAGGGATCGCCGACGGCGAGCACCACGATCTGCATCGGAAGGGCGACGAGTTCCGGGAGGATCTCGTCGAGGAGGTCAAACCCCTTCTGTTCGCTGAGCCTGCTGATGATCGAGGCGAGCGGTGCCCCGCGAAGGGGTTTGAGCCCCACTTCGCTTAACACGGCCCTTCGACACTCGGCCTTTCCGGCGCGATCGTCGACCGAATAGTGGGCGGGGAGTTTGGGGTCGGTCACCGGGTCGAAGGTGTTCAGGTCGATGCCGTTGAGGATGCCCGAAAGACGTCCCTCCGCGTGCAGGTGGCGCATCAGTCCGTCGAGGCCGCACCCGTACTCGGGCGTCTGGATTTCGCGCGCGTAGCGTGGGCTCACCGTGTTGGTTTGGTCCGCGTA contains the following coding sequences:
- a CDS encoding bifunctional nuclease family protein, whose protein sequence is MPEDKEGPDGPDDLDQPPAFFPQSPGPEREREDLGELVEVQIEGVFAAESSGSISRFVLLSDGERRLPILIGPFEAQAISMPLEKARPDRPLTHDLLRNVMDRLDGHLDRVVIDDLWNTIYYAKLYVRRGTEEYEIDARPSDAVALAIRFDAPVFVADGILEQAMEG
- the ligA gene encoding NAD-dependent DNA ligase LigA, whose amino-acid sequence is MPSPAERARELREQIERHNYLYYVLDAPEIGDTEYDRLFRELVAIEEAHPELKTADSPTSRVGVAPVTEFAQHRHLAPMLSLDNAFGHEELRAYDERVKRGLGTSDPVEYFVELKFDGLSLSLTYEDGLLTRATTRGDGTTGEVVTENARTVRGIPLRLRRPVPGTIEVRGEVLMLKDVFRELNEHRAAQGEALYVNPRNAAAGSLRQLDSRITASRRLNFFAYSVAGGSRLAATQSGTLEALHDLGFAVRGEAQVATGIEAVLASVDHWGAARATLPFAIDGIVLKVNDLEAQDELGSTARGPRWAVAYKFPAEQAFTRLNAILASVGRTGTITPVADLEPVFVGGVTVGRATLHNWDEVRRKDVREGDTVIVQRAGDVIPEVLGPVLEKREGDLPVPREPDVCPECATPVRRTEGQVALKCPNKACPAQISAKLRHFVSRGAMDIEGLGEKQIDRFLELGLLTDLPSIYHLHEHRAQLLELDRMGEQSVENLLSAIEESKRRPLDRLVFGLGIRHVGDRGARDLARHFRTLEALRHSDFEALVSVPDVGPRTAAEIEGFFEDPANQSMVDALLEAGVEPIEAEAPQGDLFAGQTIVFTGKLERFSREDAEALVMRWGGKASGSVSKATTYVVAGPGAGSKLAKAEQLGVPVLSETEFLEKLPEGTL
- the rsmA gene encoding 16S rRNA (adenine(1518)-N(6)/adenine(1519)-N(6))-dimethyltransferase RsmA, producing the protein MNLANPATLRAVLALHGIDARKGLGQHFLCSTAAVAAIVARFEGFAGLLEIGPGPGVLTAPLSRGAKVIALELDEQMAGVLAESAPRADVRLQDAAKADLGAILAELPAPRGVVSNLPYYLTGLLVQSIADAHGCFDKAVLMMQREVAERILAQPGERERGSLSVYLQARFTLTKVCHVPAGSFLPPPKVDSLVLELVPTGSTLPEAFFAVVRAGFAQPRKTLANNLAASGRFSRSAIDAAIVAEGHSPTVRAHMLSLAEWERLFERLEAARGG
- the queG gene encoding tRNA epoxyqueuosine(34) reductase QueG, encoding MGLTSTELKGRALELGFDAAGVCAAQVPPHLEEYARWVGDGLHGTMDYLARHMAWKAHPSALLAGVNSILACAMHYSGPAPREPGRPRIAGYALGRDYHKVLRGKLRAIGRWIDAHAPQARWRVCVDSAPILERDFAQLAGLGWFGKNTCLIDSRRGSRFVLGLLLTTLELEFDAPAVGGCGSCSACIDACPTGAIVPRGDHWGVDARRCISYLTIEHRGPLPSEYPIGDWTFGCDVCQDVCPFNQPRSSQPLRAPAARDPGLRARREWPGLERLAQLPEGEWDALTQGSAVRRAGWEGLKRNARHNLSASKE
- a CDS encoding glycogen synthase — translated: MRVLFVSAEVAPFAKVGGLADVAASLPKALRALGHDVRVVMPAYRMVEHDPHWEVETEVGGVHVAMNPGWSKRAYLRCGVHDDVPIYLLGTDEWFNKAVNSETVYRPGCDQYLFFASALLECFAAKGWIPDVVHTNDWHTGFVPVLMRELHGAQWGEAASVHTIHNLAYQGEFGFEVLDKVGLPHHLFNLHRLEAHNQVNFLKSGCVYADQTNTVSPRYAREIQTPEYGCGLDGLMRHLHAEGRLSGILNGIDLNTFDPVTDPKLPAHYSVDDRAGKAECRRAVLSEVGLKPLRGAPLASIISRLSEQKGFDLLDEILPELVALPMQIVVLAVGDPYSASHLRAAEARFGDRVRFVERFDPDLAQRLYAGSDLFLMPSAFEPCGLGQLIALRYGTVPVVRETGGLADTVHEGENGFVFGPRDPAAFLDACRRAHNAYGTPGWDTMVVHGMRQDVGWDASAKKYEQVYEVARARCADRAVS